The Sabethes cyaneus chromosome 3, idSabCyanKW18_F2, whole genome shotgun sequence DNA window CaacaccttgcacgagaacgcctcgtactgagctttGATGAGATGAACTATGGTGCGTCTAAACTATAGCTTAACTGGACCTACTCTAAGCCTAAGTCCACCCAGATCTTTTCGTAGTTGAGTCGGTCAAATGTTTTTTCAAAGTCAACGAGCACCAGCAGAAAGAGAGTCCAGGAGTTCGTTGATCTACTAACCACGTCGTCGTAATTTGGACTATTAGTGATTCAATCCTCATTTGATCATTCATCACcaaatcaaaaaatctgttatatAAAGACTAGTTGCCGAGCATATGAATATTTTCATATATCCAAGCGTAATCGTATATCTAGTTTAATAGATTACCAATATAAAATACCCTCCGTTAAATATTCAACGAATTTAAATTGTTACCGccaatttttctctttttatattcaAACCAATGTTAAGAATTATCCAATAAACTTTCTGTAACATTTGACATTGTTAATATtaacttttgtagtatatatTAGTCCAACTCACATAGTAGTTTAAAGCCAAATACATCGATTCAAATGGAATTACATGTTTAACTCTTCAGCAACTGGTTTTTATACAACAGGCCCAGTATTATGTTAACCCACTCGAATGCGTCTAATTACGGTTCAAATATAGGTAGTTGAATTTAAATACGTTCAAACAGTCACTGTACAATACTCACAATAATATGCAAGCGCACGGCATTCATATCATATAGATTAGCATAATATGCTAAACCGGACAAACGAATAAGTATCAGCCGTAGACTTACACTTATATTCATATTTCCGCCACGTTAAGACCCATGCAATTCACGTAATACACATATTCGAACAGTATAGTCatattcaagaaaaaaaaaacatttaccaCGAACGTTATTTGCAGTAGATAAGTCAAACCGAGACAACAATAAGTGACAAATACCACACAGAATATATATATTTCCTGGAAAGGAGAAAGCTATTATCACAGCTGCTCCGACACTTTTACAAATTCTATACCAGTAGCGTTTTGAAATAACAACctgtttactttttactttataATTTTAGCTAAGCAAATTATATAACAATTCATACACAGACACTTTCTCTTTCCCACAAATACGACCcttaaaaaacgtaaaaaaaattcaaataagtGGAATAGAACACCACGCAAAACCAACCCGTTAGAGAGCAAACCAATAGAGAACTACAGTGAAACACAAACTCTTACCTTTGAAACAATACTAAGTAgttgaacaaaataaaaatttcacattttttatCGACTGAATTCTGCATTAACTTTTGTGACTGCATAAAATTGTGAttgaataaaacggaaaatgatgcaaaatcagcaaaaaaaaaatatttaagcaaaaaaaaattacataagCTTTCAAACATTAGGAAGCgtaagaaaaaaatttcaaatcaatttatatCTACAACTCAGAGACATAAAACACAATTTatttaaagagaaaaaaacacacAATGTAGCAATTTATAAGTTTCTTTACATTTTCTTGATAGCTAACACTTATAAATAATCGATGCGACGGAATTATTGATCGGAATGCTTATTTGGAAATCGGAAAGTATTACAGACTCTCAAAGAAAGGAACGTTGCAGCCGCTCCGAAAGCTAGAATGTATGGATCTGTCGTTGTGGAAATAAGCATTTTTCAAATTGCCTGTAAGAGAAAAGCtagaacaaacaaacaaaaaactctTATAATATACTGCTATGCTTTTTCACTACCGAAAAATCAACGTTGATAACGTTTTTAGTTTTGTATGTTACGATTAGATGAAACAACCAAGAAAACGTGAACAAACAACAAATATACATTAAAAGAAATATTGGTGaataaaatctttaaaaatggagcagATATTTTAGTACGCAAAACTATCCGATTGTCCTGTTTAAGTTAAAAATTAGATTGGTCACGTTTATGCAAGTTGCAAGTGATTTATCACGTTTTCCTACATTtggaatataaaaataaatataacttTTACCAATCTCCATACATACGAAATGTGATTTAGTATCAATCAAACTTGCCTCAAAAATCTCAATTAGAGATAGAATTAGCGCTGATTCTCTGTTTTGAATCTGAGCTGGGAAAATCGCACCTACTTCAGGCGATTTATAAGGTTGAAAGGATCTCACTGCATTTTCTAACCTAGCCGTAGTGAAAGACATCCCAGCAACTTTGATGGCAATCTCAGATCAGATCCTGAAAATTTCTTTGAGAATGTTTTATTGTCTTCTTTCTTGAGAGTTTCTAGGTCATTCAGATGGTCCTTAGCAAGAGTCTTATTAAGTCTTCCCACAATTGTAgtactttcaatgctttcaTAATTGTGTACCAAAGATATTCGTTTGTAACCTTAGTTCTTTGCTATATACGTGTAGGGCTCTCGTATATTGAGTCCAGTCTGAAGTAAGATTTGCTTTACTGAACAATTTTCGCGACGTTTTGCGAAGTCGTTTGGGCCTTTTGTTCCACTGAAGAACATTTCTATTCAAAGTAAGAGTTACTTGAGTGGACAATTATGTACTATTATATGCAGAATCAGATAGCAAAGTTTCGGCCGATACGTGCCAAATTcgtattttttcagaaattagTGGAGTCACAAAGGCATACCTTCCAAATGGTGGTTCATTGCCTTTATTATagcaatgtcgatattgtttGACGAAAGAAATTCTGAAAGACACTcacctcgattgttgatgtcgaTGATTCCATACGTACGATGAACGTTGACAACGTTTTCTTTATTGACTTCTCTGCAGTATTTGACAGAAAACACAACCTTTTGAGTAGGAACCTCAGAAACGTCCTTAGAAAAGTATGCCGATGCTACGATAGTATCGGATTTTTCTCTAGCGGttgatacctcaactctgataGCGACGatgtctcgtttgatgaactctgtaataGGAAAGCACTTAATATTTGCGTTGAttaagggccctattctcacagtcacctcacctaaattttttaggtgagagcacaatttgcgattctcagatcaacaaatcaaatggggagctgttaggtgaggtgagggtgactgtgagaatagggctcTAAAACAGCAACTCTCGAAGAGCCATGCCTGTCATCATAGAATAACTCACATGTGCTTGTTTGGATAgcttgtattcttcctttgtagacccagtGCTCTTGAATGTGGGCCAGGTCCACAGCGTCTTTGATAAACCTCCTGGAAAGTACGCCCGATGTTGCTTTCGCATGTTGGAGGTTTATCAGTAGCACCCCAGTGTTCCGCATTTTTATGGATTTtggctattagagtcaataggatcacaaACTATAGTTTGTGGTATTACTTAATCTTTATTAGTAATGGAACTTCCAGCGTTCATCATTGTTCATAAatattcagttcagttcagttcagttattATAAAACCGAAAATGTATCTTGTTACATTTTAAGGAATCATGTTTGCGGTAAATGctaaatttgttatttagtattatacataacaaaaatttatACAGACAAAATATAACGTGTGAGAGCTTTAACAAACAGCAGGATAAAATGGACTGAGTGgacattacttacttacttacttaggtggcttgccgtcctaagacaaagcctgttgaacaaaatttctccatgtaactcggttgagggctaccgctctccaattcctcggacaccgagtactctccgccagatctcgctccacctggtctaaccatcttgctcgctgcgctcctggtcgtcttgttcctaccggatttgaggcgaacaccatctttgcagggtagttgtacggcattcttgcaacatgccctgcccatcgcatccgtccagctttagccaccttctggatactgggttcgccatagagctgtgcgagttcatggttcatcctccgcctccatactccgttctcctgtacgccgccgaagatcgttcttagcactcgtcattcgaaaactccgagcactcgcaggtcctcctcgagcattgtccatgtttcatgcccgtagagaacaaccggtctaataagcgtcttgtacagggtgcactttgtacggggacttagtctgctcgaccgcaattgcttgtggagcccatagtaagcacgacttccgctgctaatacgcctccgaatctcacggctggtatcattgtccgccgttaccagtgagccaaggtagacaaattcatcgactacctcaaactcatcgccgtcgatcaatatactactgcccaagcggtgtcgttcgtcctcggttccgctggccagcatgtactttgttttagacgtatttacctttaacccaatcttttctgcttcgcgctttagtctggtgtactgttcagccaccgccacagatgttctgccgataatatccatgtcatcggcaaagcagacgaattgactagatttgttgaatatcgtgccccgcgtgttgatatccgctcggttcataacaccttgtagcgctatgttgaacagcaggcatgaaagaccatcaccttgacgaagccctctgtgtgattcgaatgaacttgacaatccacccgaaatccgaacacagcactgcgtaccatccatcgtagatttaatcagtttgatgagcttcctggggaagctgttctcgtccatgattttccatagctctttccggtcgatggtatcatatgcggctttgaagtcaacgaataaatgatgcgtggaaactctgtattcacggcccttttggaggatttgccgcagtgtaaatatttgatccgttgtagaccgaccttcgacgaagccggcttgataagttcccacaaatctattcgcaattggtgatagacggcggaaaatgatttgggacagcactttataagcggcattgagaacggtgatcgctcgatagttctcacagtccaacttgtcgccctttttgtagatcgggcagataaccccatctttccactcctccggtagctgttccgtatcccaaattctaacaattagtcggtgtagacaaacggccagcttttctggtcccattttaataagctccgctccgatgccatcttttccagctgacttgttgttctttagctgcatgatggcctccttaacttcgcctatcgttggggctggcacctcttccccgtttgctgcatcgTCGAagtcgctttccccgccgccatggttttccgcctgagcgccattcaggtgttcgtcgaagtgctgcttccacctatccgtcacctcatgatcgtccgtcagaatactgccagttttatcccgacacatttcggctcgcggcacaaagcctttgcgggatccgttcagtttctggtagaacttccgcgtttcctgagaacgatgcagccgctccaactccgcatattcctgctcttccaggttgcgctttttctcccgaaagatttggtttcgctgcatcttcttctgtttgtgtctttccacgttctgacgtgtggcactgcgtatcttggccgcccgcgcagcgttctcctcatccatcaccctcctaattcatcgtcaaaccaatcgttccgctgattccgggccacatgcccgatggagctctccgctacactgctgatggctgttttgatagtgttccaacagtcctcgagaggggcttcgtccagctcgtcctcttccggcagtgcagcttcgagtgaatgcgcgtagtttgcggcgacgtctggctgcttcagccgcgcgagatctaaccgaggctggcgtcggtaccgaatgttgttcacaacggagagtcttgggcgcatcttaaccatcactaggtagtggtccgagtcaacgttagcgcttcgataggatctgacgtcgataatgtctgagaagtgccgactgtcgatcaaaacgtggtcgatctgtgattctgtctgatttggtgacctccaggtgtacttatggtggattctgtgctggaaaaaggtactacgtacggccatattcttggaggcggcaaagtcgataagtcttaggcccatttcattggttcgctggtgtgcactgaaccttccaatcaccggtttgtattcctcctcctggccgacctgagcattgaaatccccgatgacgatcttgatatcatgttttgggcagcggtcgtattcactctccaactgcgcgtagaattcatccttgtcgtcatcggtacttctgaggtgagggctgtgcacgttgatgatgcttatgttgaagaatcggcccttgattctcaacctgcacattcgaggattgattggccaccacccaatcacccgtttccgcatctcgcccatcactatgaaagctgtacccagctcgtgtgtgttgccgcagctctggtagatggtatgtccatctctgaacgtacgtaccgttgagctcttccagcacacctcctgcagcgctacgacgtcgaacttgcggctcttcaatacgtcggagagcactcgagtgctcccttggaagttgagagatcggcagttccacgtcccgagtttccaatccatagtcctttttcgtcgcgcgggtctattccgattgttccagtaagaatatatttgttcttcgttccatgctttaatatttttcgtggtgacggcttgcaaagcctgctacaccaaccccctgtttcgccggagggccaacgaagctcgaaagagccctcctttcctgtcagcatacgaccttggcttccaccggggttggttacccgatctccaccaaagttgctcgtatcccggctggtaccacgaggcggtaggaataggagttgctgaataagaggctatgaaccactgtagggtctattttatgcctacacgtgcacaaggcaccgacggtacgcattattcagccgtttacaaGCCGAGTGGACATTAGattgattgaaaaaatatgtttttagcTGCTCTTCCGAGAGAAAGGTGCAGTAACAATTCACGAAAATTACCGgtttaaattttttaacttttcctATTGCTAAAAAAAGTTGTAAAGGCACTCCGCTAAAATCAAAGCATCTCCAGTGTTCACATGCAAATAACTTTACTTGGAGCAGTCCGCAATTCAAACATTTATACAGAAGGTATGCTTCTTTGATTGCTAAATTTGTAAATTGCAGAGTGATAAATAATACACTCAGTGAAGTGAATTTCATGATGAATTTCGGAAACGtaatacatttaaaaaaaagttttataactTGGTTGTAtgtatagtaaaataatttaACTTTAACTGGTTATAAATTCATTGGAATTTGCGCCAATATCAAATGTCCATCAAACAAAGCTAACAGCTCGGTTTCGTTATCTATTGGGAGATGATTCCTTGCTGTTTCCTCTGCTGCTACCGGTTGCTAGTCGAATCCTCTTATTTTCTCGTTTAATGGCCTTTTGTTCCATTTCTTCGTAATGACTAATAAACATTGCCTTTAACGCTGGATAAAACATGCATAACACGGGCAGATCAGCCAATGTTACTTCCATGTTATCAAATGCAATTCCTATATTATTCCCCAATTCAGACTCAATACGCGGAATTTTCGCGTACCGTTGACTGAAGTGCGTCAACAGGGTATATTTCGCGTTCATTTTTTTACCCTGCTCAAGCGCTTGTGATAACGTGCTGTGCATTTTCACCCGCGCCTCCGCCTCTAACTCATCCTCCATAGTGGCTTCATGGATTAGAACTGTAGAGTTTTGTCCCAGCGTGACCAAATCCTGGCAGGGCATCGTATCACCGCTATACGTAATTTTAACTTCCTCACCGGCATCACCTTTGACACTCGCCACTGTTCGCAATGCAACGCCAAATGAATGCGGACAATGACGCACGCGGCATGTTGCGATTTCTCGAAGGCCTAACTCCAGAACACGTTCGTCGCTTAGTGGTCGCTCGATCTGaatgaaacatttcaattaaattatgttattaaattttcaaccatTACCCACCAGGTCAGCATTTTTTACAAGGGTGTACTCCTCACTCAAAGATTCAAACCGGCAATCGTAAAGCCTCAACCAGTACGACATTTGTTCTGGTGCGAAAAGAAGCAATTTATCACAGCTTGTGCCTAGTAGTTTGCGTCTCATTTGAAGCAATCCGAATAAACCTGATGAATAAACATATGTAGATAGCACCACACAGTTACACGACTAAAATACACCAAACACTACCTAGATGATGATCGGCATGCAGATGGGAAATATAAACCGCTTTTATGGTGCCGAATATGCGTTCCGCTTGATTACGACCGAAGAACCTGACAATCTGTCCAGCCGTTCCTTCGCCACAGTCGAGTAAAATTGAAGTATTTGGACTGGTATGTATCAGAATTGCACTGACATTTCGCGTTTTATTAGGAATAGACGAACCTGTTCCTAGAAACACTATTCGCGGAAATGCTTCAGAGCGAGCCGTATGGTTACGGCTAGTGTTTAGAGCGGAAATTTTACTGTGAACGTCACTCAAGCTTGTTTTAAAATCCGGCAAAACATCGAGCTCCTGTAGATATTCGGTTGGATTAATAGCAGCTTCTAGAGTTCTAAAAATAACACTCATATTTAATTAGCCGGTACCTAATTCGAAACGGAGAAAACATGTTTACCGTTCAATACCCTTTCTGGGCCTAACATGCAAATAACTCAGGGAACACGATCTAACGAGCTCACTGCTTTCTTTGGGTGGTTCTTCGTAGTTGTTATTATCTTCCCTGGAAATAAATGGATTATGTGAAAATAGTAAAATCATATAATGTTAACACATTCAATTACTTTAGCaaggggaatatttgttgatccAGTTGATTTAAATGGTGTTGAATTCGATGAGACGCTACGTAACcagaaaaactacaaaaaaagtctctagatttcctcttctttttttttaccCACCTAATTACCTATTAATTGCATTCAATGCAATGTGTTTCGTACTAGCTGAAAACCTATCCATAAACCGCTTGTATCTCGGAGTTTGCATCAATTCCAAAGCAGTAAAGTGTACAACGTACATGGCTTGGTCCATATCACTGGCGGCTGCATTTTGGTAAGGCGCAAATGCATCGTTTTTCTCTTCCAGATCTTTAAGATATGCTTCACTGGGAAgatcaataaaaatgaacacTGGCCCTGGGTCGTCCGGACCTCGGACATCACTTGATTTGACTACAGTTCCATCGGGTAGCGTTACATCGTGGCCATTTTTCAAACGACCTAGCAATGGTCCCGGTGTTATTCCCTTGTCAACGCACTTTTCTAGTGATAATTGTCCAAATCGCAGTTTCAATTTGCATATGTACGCCATAACGGACGTTTCCTTACGTTTAGTCCAGTCCTGAAAGTGCCCGGTTGTCGACAGTTTTGTCGCAGGCTCGGTTTTACTACGTTTTTCATATGCGTAATAATCCGTATCATCAATCGGAGTATCTACCAATTTGTCGTCTTCCTTAGAATCGTTTGTCGAGTTCGATTCactgaaataattaaatttaaaaatacataGTAATTTACTGCTAATATTTAGGTACGACTGTTATGAActacaagcaaaaaaatctttaTACTTTTTCTGAAAAACAGCTTTAACTAAACGGAAATAATGTAAAACAGCTTACGATAGTTACCTGTTTATCTCGACATATTTAAGGGTCATAACATGATCctcaaatatatttttttcgtcacAAACCGGTGCATCCACTTTCATGTCCTTTAATACCACAAATCGTCTCATTGCTTTGAATAATTCTCCTAGGCCTGGGGGTCCATGCAGCGTGACACTCGGAACTCCCACATCCTGCATGGTTAGGCAAATTCCTGGCAATCCACCGATCCGTTCCCAGCACGTTCGGGTAATGAATATGTTTTCTAAGCATGATAGCTTAGTTTTATGCTCATAAGCCAATCGCTGTGTGCCTTCTCCGCAATTGAATAGGTATCGCGTTTGGTCGCTGAAAAGATATATTGATGCTGGGGCCCCGAAAGCTCCTGATCCAACTATTTGCAGATTTACTATCCCAGGCGACGTCTTAATCACTTTCTGCTTTAATTTAAGACGTTGTTTTTGTGCTTCTGCAATGTGCTTTGGATCTAGCGGCATTTCAGAGAGTAGTCGATGCAGTTTTGATTGAGTAGAATACCGCAATATAGAACACAATTCAGTCAAGTTTTGCTTCAGTGTTAATTTATGCATGGGTTTATGGATATAATTTCAACAATCTGTTCCCAAATTAAACCACACTGACTTCAAGAACTAAACGAATAATGTGGTGTTGATTCCGGCGAGCAGATTCTCTGCAGAAACGTTGACAATTTTGGTTCATGAATGTGAATGTCAAAATATGtttacaatttaaaaaaaggttgCCAGTTTCTAAACCATCCTTGAGGCATTGACAAATTACGTAACACAAAAGTGGGGCAtacatttctagatagaattaacaaaagggcgaatgtcgcaaatgtaaacaaaacgggtgagggttactttttgctggaccagcataggaaaagcaaccctcactcggtttgtttacgcttgcgacattcgcccttttgttaattctatcttcatttatGTATCGTGTTACGCCCAGTCAACCCCACACCACTGTGAAAAATgtcatttcattcatttttcgcgtaaccaacatctcatctagctcacaatagagctttctgacagctcaagcacccacactagcgaacccGAAATACgtgtgtatatacatgatgtttacctcattttggggaacagctgatgctggagaaacaaaccgaaaaatagcgactactactgtgttacctgactcactgcgaatatgccttgtgttcgcgggatcgtgttggttcgaaaggtttcgaaaaatatcgccattgtatcgaaaatatcgttaattttgatcactaaaaataacgtatacttagggtaaccaacgtattttggaccccctcagcaggtgtacataatttggacactgtCGTATCCCGTCATTAAATCAATCAATTTTACCGCAAACCAACACACGCGATCATTTCAAGTTTCGCCAAAAGACTGATCTTAATTTTATTGCTCGCATTCACAATTCTCGGTTAACGCTCCGATATGCGATCGTATGCGAGCCGAAACAGCTTCTCCCTCTCACTCTAGTGTACGGACGCCAGAC harbors:
- the LOC128742293 gene encoding ribonuclease Z, mitochondrial, which gives rise to MHKLTLKQNLTELCSILRYSTQSKLHRLLSEMPLDPKHIAEAQKQRLKLKQKVIKTSPGIVNLQIVGSGAFGAPASIYLFSDQTRYLFNCGEGTQRLAYEHKTKLSCLENIFITRTCWERIGGLPGICLTMQDVGVPSVTLHGPPGLGELFKAMRRFVVLKDMKVDAPVCDEKNIFEDHVMTLKYVEINSESNSTNDSKEDDKLVDTPIDDTDYYAYEKRSKTEPATKLSTTGHFQDWTKRKETSVMAYICKLKLRFGQLSLEKCVDKGITPGPLLGRLKNGHDVTLPDGTVVKSSDVRGPDDPGPVFIFIDLPSEAYLKDLEEKNDAFAPYQNAAASDMDQAMYVVHFTALELMQTPRYKRFMDRFSASTKHIALNAINSFSGYVASHRIQHHLNQLDQQIFPLLKEDNNNYEEPPKESSELVRSCSLSYLHVRPRKGIERTLEAAINPTEYLQELDVLPDFKTSLSDVHSKISALNTSRNHTARSEAFPRIVFLGTGSSIPNKTRNVSAILIHTSPNTSILLDCGEGTAGQIVRFFGRNQAERIFGTIKAVYISHLHADHHLGLFGLLQMRRKLLGTSCDKLLLFAPEQMSYWLRLYDCRFESLSEEYTLVKNADLIERPLSDERVLELGLREIATCRVRHCPHSFGVALRTVASVKGDAGEEVKITYSGDTMPCQDLVTLGQNSTVLIHEATMEDELEAEARVKMHSTLSQALEQGKKMNAKYTLLTHFSQRYAKIPRIESELGNNIGIAFDNMEVTLADLPVLCMFYPALKAMFISHYEEMEQKAIKRENKRIRLATGSSRGNSKESSPNR